Sequence from the Mesorhizobium sp. PAMC28654 genome:
GCTCGGCACTCACGTCGAGACGCCACAGAGCCCTGATCAGGCGGTCCTGGAAACCGTACCGTTTTCGCGCGGCGACGGGCCTCCGGCTATCGTGCGCTTCACCTGTCCGGAATTCACTTCGCTCTGTCCGGTCACCGGCCAGCCGGATTTCGCCCATATCGTCATCGACTACGCGCCGGACACGGCTCTGGTGGAATCGAAGTCGCTCAAGCTGTTCATGACCTCGTTTCGCAACCACGGCGCCTTCCATGAGGAATGCACCGTGATGATCGGCCGGCGCATTGTGGCAGCGACCAAGCCCTTGTGGTTGGGCATTGGCGGCTATTGGTATCCGCGCGGCGGCATTCCGATCGACGTCTTCTGGCAGACCGGCGCCCCGCCGGAAGGCGC
This genomic interval carries:
- the queF gene encoding preQ(1) synthase produces the protein MTVTENLTQLGTHVETPQSPDQAVLETVPFSRGDGPPAIVRFTCPEFTSLCPVTGQPDFAHIVIDYAPDTALVESKSLKLFMTSFRNHGAFHEECTVMIGRRIVAATKPLWLGIGGYWYPRGGIPIDVFWQTGAPPEGAWLPDTGVAPYRGRG